In a single window of the Acyrthosiphon pisum isolate AL4f chromosome X, pea_aphid_22Mar2018_4r6ur, whole genome shotgun sequence genome:
- the LOC103307663 gene encoding zinc finger protein 239-like, with translation MNKLTFGKRNRELKKHYSCNVCDKTFIQNGHLKAHQRTHTGEKPYPCDVCDKRFCQKSQLTVHKRTHTGEKPFPCDVCDKWFSNNFQLTVHKRTHTGEKPFPCDVCDKWFGNNGQLTVHKRTHTGEKPYPCDVCDKWFSRSHNLTVHKRAHTGEKPYPCDICEKSFSHSSQVAVHKRTHTGEKHYPCDVCDKWFSQNVHLVVHKRTHTGEKPYPCDVCEKSFAVSSNLTKHRRIHIREKPNLT, from the coding sequence ATGAACAAACTCACATTTGGTAAGAGGAATCGTGAGCTCAAGAAACATTATTCGTGTAACGTATGcgataaaacatttattcagAACGGTCATCTGAAAGCACATCAGCGGACTCACACGGGAGAGAAGCCATATCCGTGTGACGTATGTGACAAACGGTTCTGTCAAAAGAGCCAACTGACGGTTCACAAAAGAACTcacacaggagagaaaccaTTTCCGTGTGACGTTTGTGACAAATGGTTCAGTAACAATTTCCAACTGACGGTTCACAAAAGAACTCACACGGGAGAGAAACCATTTCCATGTGACGTATGTGACAAATGGTTCGGAAACAATGGCCAACTGACGGTCCACAAGCGGACGCATACGGGAGAGAAGCCCTACCCGTGTGACGTATGCGATAAATGGTTCAGTCGAAGTCACAATCTGACTGTTCACAAGCGGGCTCACACGGGCGAGAAGCCCTATCCATGTGACATATGCGAAAAATCATTCAGTCATAGTAGCCAAGTGGCTGTTCACAAGCGGACTCACACAGGAGAGAAGCATTACCCGTGTGACGTATGTGATAAATGGTTCAGCCAAAATGTCCACCTGGTGGTTCACAAGCGGACGCACACGGGCGAGAAACCTTACCCGTGTGACGTATGTGAAAAATCATTTGCTGTGAGTTCTAATCTGACTAAACACCGACGAATTCACATTAGAGAGAAGCCAAACCTAACGTGA